The Bacteroidales bacterium DNA segment GCTCGCTCTGTCATAAAGCAATAATTTTGAATTTTCAATATCTTTTTTTAAATAAGGATTTATTATTATTTTTTCTGATAATAAGTCAACTTTTCGTTCAAAAAGTTGTTCCAATTCGAACCAAAGTTTCATTAATATTTCTCCTTTCTCAACGGGAGGTAAATTATCTAATTCAACAATAAAATCTATATCACTGTTATCAGGATTAAACTTACCGCTTGAAACTGATCCAAATACAAATAATTTCTTTACTTTATATTTACTGCAAAGTTCAAAAAGCTCTTTAAGTTTACTTTCTATTTCATTTGGCAAGTTCATATTTCAAAGATATAATTTTTTTTTGAATATGTTGATATTTAAAATGTAGTCTGATTCTTAACCTGCATTATTCATAAAAATTTAAAAAAATCAGTTATTTTGCAGATTATCATACTTTTACA contains these protein-coding regions:
- a CDS encoding nucleotidyltransferase domain-containing protein — protein: MNLPNEIESKLKELFELCSKYKVKKLFVFGSVSSGKFNPDNSDIDFIVELDNLPPVEKGEILMKLWFELEQLFERKVDLLSEKIIINPYLKKDIENSKLLLYDRAS